Proteins from a genomic interval of Polaribacter sejongensis:
- a CDS encoding T9SS type A sorting domain-containing protein: protein MKKNYFLLTLLCVSFLGFSQEFTIDFEGTDPLSSLPTGVTHVEPTENVLAYVAESSYIFDSAGGDIIQYVSDSGAGGQIIDRAQFANTVVTDTDSSSKTFQGDYTGHIIIDENALGADDFTLRLDYKQFGHKMGSTSCGFITIVGEESTGVWKSDRITSKNGGYTSGMGLAFGGFPYGTVLPVFKNIVLTYTASDQMYRFYVDGALASTSDAAQASGEWNNRKIYLGFTGQDHNATTDHLDATTGEFTTNGLRSDGRIADLQTRMDNIQVYKKAISDADVTKLFNGGTLAVNQLSKETFKTFPNPVKDVLYFSTNTVSSVEIYNILGAKVLSQKVTNSVDMSDLKAGIYLLKATDTNNLEVKTLKVVKE from the coding sequence ATGAAAAAAAATTACTTTTTACTTACTTTACTATGTGTTAGCTTTTTAGGGTTTTCACAAGAATTTACAATAGACTTTGAAGGTACTGACCCTTTATCTAGCCTACCAACTGGAGTAACACATGTAGAGCCAACAGAAAACGTTCTAGCGTATGTTGCAGAAAGCTCGTATATTTTTGATAGTGCTGGAGGAGATATTATTCAATATGTTAGTGATTCTGGAGCAGGTGGTCAGATTATTGACCGTGCTCAATTTGCAAACACTGTTGTTACAGATACAGATAGTTCTAGTAAAACCTTTCAAGGAGATTATACAGGTCATATTATAATTGACGAAAATGCTTTGGGTGCTGATGACTTTACGCTTAGATTAGATTACAAACAATTTGGTCACAAAATGGGAAGTACTAGTTGTGGTTTTATTACGATAGTAGGTGAGGAATCTACTGGAGTATGGAAATCTGATAGAATAACTTCTAAAAATGGTGGATATACGAGTGGTATGGGATTAGCTTTTGGCGGATTTCCATATGGTACCGTTCTACCAGTTTTTAAAAATATCGTATTAACATACACAGCTTCAGATCAAATGTATCGTTTTTATGTAGATGGAGCTTTAGCAAGTACTTCAGATGCCGCTCAAGCTAGTGGAGAGTGGAATAACAGAAAAATTTATCTAGGTTTTACAGGACAAGATCATAATGCTACAACAGACCATTTAGACGCTACTACTGGAGAATTTACGACTAATGGCCTTAGATCTGATGGAAGAATTGCAGATTTACAAACTAGAATGGATAACATTCAAGTTTATAAAAAAGCTATTTCAGATGCAGATGTTACAAAATTATTCAATGGCGGCACTTTAGCAGTTAACCAATTATCTAAAGAAACATTTAAAACATTCCCTAACCCAGTAAAAGATGTTTTATACTTTTCTACAAATACTGTTTCTTCTGTAGAAATCTATAATATATTAGGTGCAAAAGTACTTTCTCAAAAAGTAACAAACAGTGTAGATATGAGTGATTTAAAAGCTGGTATCTATTTATTAAAAGCTACTGATACGAACAATTTAGAAGTAAAAACCTTAAAAGTGGTTAAAGAATAA
- a CDS encoding sodium/sugar symporter — MKAGFEMWDYVVFIAYAILILGVGLWVSRDKKGHQKNAEDYFLASKSLPWWAIGTSLIAANISAEQFIGMSGSGFALGIAIASYEWMAALTLIIVGKYFLPIFIEKGLYTIPEFVEKRFSTNLKTILAVFWLALYIFVNLASVLYLGGLAIETIMGVDMMYAIIGLALFAAAYSLYGGLSAVAWTDVIQVVFLVFGGLITTYLALNTVSGGEGMLAGFSKVWEAAPEKFHMILEESNDNYVNLPGIWVLVGGLWVANLYYWGFNQYIIQRTLAAKSLKESQKGILLAAFLKLIIPLIVVIPGIAAYVMVNDPAIMANLGEAGMLNVPSVDQADKAYPWLLQFLPTGLKGVAFAALAAAIVSSLASMLNSTSTIFTMDIYKQYINKNADDKTTVNVGRISAAAALVIAVIVAPLLGGIDQAFQFIQEYTGIVSPGILAVFMLGLFWKKTTNNAAIWGAILSIPIALALKFIPIAVFEPWMHQMGITTLLTLAIIMIMSNIQNKGADDPKGIEITKDLFKTSPLFNMGSITVCILLTVLYCLFW, encoded by the coding sequence ATGAAAGCAGGTTTTGAAATGTGGGACTATGTAGTTTTTATTGCATATGCCATTTTAATTTTAGGTGTAGGTTTATGGGTTTCTCGAGATAAAAAGGGACACCAAAAAAATGCAGAAGACTACTTCTTGGCAAGTAAATCTTTGCCATGGTGGGCAATTGGTACTTCTTTAATTGCTGCAAATATTTCTGCAGAACAATTTATAGGAATGTCTGGTTCTGGTTTTGCACTAGGTATTGCAATTGCTTCTTATGAATGGATGGCAGCCTTAACATTAATCATTGTGGGTAAATATTTCTTACCTATTTTTATTGAAAAAGGATTGTATACCATTCCAGAATTTGTTGAAAAACGTTTTTCTACCAATCTTAAAACCATCTTAGCAGTATTCTGGTTAGCACTTTACATCTTTGTAAACCTTGCTTCTGTACTGTATTTAGGAGGTTTGGCTATTGAAACCATTATGGGCGTAGATATGATGTACGCTATAATTGGTTTAGCATTATTTGCAGCTGCGTATTCTTTATACGGAGGTTTATCTGCAGTAGCTTGGACAGACGTAATACAAGTAGTATTTTTAGTTTTTGGTGGTTTGATAACTACTTATTTAGCTTTAAATACGGTTTCTGGAGGAGAAGGAATGTTAGCTGGTTTCTCTAAAGTTTGGGAAGCAGCACCAGAAAAATTCCACATGATTTTAGAAGAATCTAATGATAACTATGTAAACTTACCTGGTATCTGGGTATTGGTTGGTGGTTTATGGGTTGCCAACTTGTACTATTGGGGTTTCAACCAATATATTATTCAAAGAACTTTAGCAGCTAAATCTTTAAAAGAATCTCAAAAAGGAATTTTATTAGCGGCATTTTTAAAATTAATAATTCCTTTAATTGTAGTAATTCCTGGTATTGCAGCGTATGTAATGGTAAATGATCCAGCTATTATGGCTAATTTAGGTGAAGCGGGTATGTTAAATGTACCTTCTGTAGATCAAGCTGATAAAGCATATCCTTGGTTGTTACAATTTTTACCAACCGGATTAAAAGGTGTTGCTTTTGCAGCTTTAGCAGCGGCAATTGTATCTTCTTTAGCTTCGATGTTAAACTCTACATCTACCATTTTCACCATGGATATTTACAAGCAATACATCAACAAAAATGCAGATGATAAAACTACAGTAAATGTGGGTAGAATTTCTGCTGCAGCTGCTTTGGTTATTGCAGTAATTGTTGCGCCATTATTAGGTGGTATTGATCAAGCATTTCAATTCATTCAAGAATATACAGGTATTGTAAGTCCTGGTATTTTAGCAGTATTTATGTTAGGTTTATTTTGGAAAAAAACAACCAATAATGCAGCAATTTGGGGAGCGATTTTATCAATTCCGATTGCATTGGCATTAAAGTTTATTCCAATTGCAGTATTCGAACCTTGGATGCATCAAATGGGGATTACAACGCTTTTAACTTTGGCTATTATTATGATAATGAGTAATATTCAGAATAAAGGAGCAGATGATCCTAAAGGAATTGAAATTACGAAAGACTTATTTAAAACGTCTCCATTATTTAATATGGGATCTATTACAGTGTGTATTTTATTAACCGTATTGTACTGTTTATTCTGGTAA
- a CDS encoding HAD family hydrolase, with protein sequence MKYKAVIFDLDGTLVNSIKDIADAMNIVLEKRKYPTYNYETYKTFVGSGVRSLVVKALPDENPKDEEVAACLKDMMQVYSAICTNKTEPYEGILDLLHQLKAKNIKISVLSNKEDTLTKKISAFLLPEFLSPVLGLKVEVDKKPNPKVALEICDEIQIKPEETIFVGDTDVDILVARKAKMLPVGVSWGFRDKKGLIEAGAAHILEHPSDLMKIIL encoded by the coding sequence TATTGCCGATGCAATGAATATTGTACTCGAAAAACGCAAATATCCTACTTACAATTATGAAACTTACAAAACTTTTGTAGGTAGTGGAGTTAGAAGTTTGGTGGTAAAGGCACTTCCAGATGAAAACCCTAAGGATGAAGAAGTAGCAGCATGTTTGAAAGATATGATGCAGGTGTACAGTGCAATTTGTACTAATAAAACTGAACCTTATGAAGGGATCTTAGATTTATTACATCAATTAAAGGCTAAGAATATTAAAATAAGTGTGCTTTCTAATAAAGAAGATACTTTGACTAAAAAAATATCGGCCTTTTTGTTACCAGAATTTTTAAGTCCGGTTTTAGGATTGAAAGTTGAGGTTGATAAAAAACCAAATCCGAAAGTAGCTTTGGAAATCTGTGATGAAATACAGATAAAACCAGAAGAAACTATTTTTGTTGGCGATACAGATGTAGATATTCTTGTTGCTAGAAAAGCAAAAATGCTTCCCGTTGGTGTGTCTTGGGGATTTAGAGATAAAAAAGGATTGATAGAAGCTGGAGCAGCGCATATTTTAGAACATCCATCAGATTTGATGAAAATTATATTGTAA
- a CDS encoding hybrid sensor histidine kinase/response regulator transcription factor, with the protein MIIKLPKIITCKPLLKKIFLFICLTFATISFSQKNEPYFNDLIIQGSAFNKKINVLFEDSIGYLWIGSNNGLFRYDGYNLVSYQQDAFEPFSLPNNSINSIVEDEHKNLWIGSESYLIHFNRKENKFKGFNKNITSEVLYKSKSGKIFIQLKGIGLLKIDSNKDFEKINSTKNYTNSIAASKLKAQINSLIEDDFGRYWIATNKGFFILNEDNTYTETNFKEEIVSVKDLGNNRFAVITPHGFFILKYNKADLVVETIEDYPDFTNSIEEQTTLTSLAISPNNEDLWIGTRSGLFKGTRSNNNYTFVRYSKESESGNLKNNFITSIVFDTYSNLWIGSLKGINKYRVRTSIFEYNEIKAPNNIANDLTNCLLFYAPNNILVGMNTGLYTYNTRKNTSTKIETGIRNIKHISFNNEKDKLYITSGNSLFESEPYKNDTNKLALTKLKTYKNEITDIKVINKNEIWVALWNGGVDIINNTNEISKFKQDIITRLAKNHTSVFLLTEDQNLWIGTRGEGLYKVDLNNETIEEYTPTIENKLTSNAILSLYEDKNKNIWVGTRSGGLNQYVKETNSFKSFRKLNGVLSNTISSIEEDYDGNIWLSTQDGLVRFDLTTEKFIPFKIEDGIKESQFSFNSSASNHSKNTIYFGCAEGFYTVHSNYFFQKSVLPTTVITSFATLGATKSNEINSELHISNHLNVDAKEPITLPYNQNNIVVNFSSLDLTTPYKNEYAYMLEGLNNYWVYTSASNRNANYNDLSSGTYKFKVKSSNSDGVWNEIPTELTFKIMPSIWRSNWAYLTYFLISVILIFISIKLIRRWYRLKQNLVKETVSREKDNELNKMKMIFFTDISHELRTPLSLILGTIEKVVKEKKFTLSPLTSQRIYNNTLRMHRLINQIMDIRKFDQGKFKLNISKNDIIKDVSIIKNAFNDFAKIYDITYNFTSDEPAKKAWYDVDILEKILFNLLSNAFKYTQEGGEISVETKIVSTEDQELTNLNLPKSEYIKCIVKDNGVGIPEKDLVHIFDRYYQATKPYSNQIPGTGIGMELVQKLIERHHGLILAESEENKFTEFTFYLPISKKRFHKNEILKTSTPLLKNFIKNSEFQVIEEISSEYDQKTTPKDSAKPTILIVDDNSELRTMLKEELISQYNILEASDGKEGYDIVLKEQPKLVISDIMMPVEDGISMLKRIKQNPKIKSIPIFMLTAKNSPDTKIECLSMGADDYIEKPFSMEFVKWKVNNTLVSRKQLKNEYSKVITAAPSEIEVESNDEKFIKKLVGIVESSMGDHLFSVEYLAAEVGMSRANLYRKLKVILNETPVNFIKKIRLKRAEQLLKKNSMYISEVAYLTGFNNQKYFSKCFNKEYGISPSEYIKQHKEPIENSDTSFMDNDS; encoded by the coding sequence ATGATTATAAAACTACCAAAGATTATAACCTGTAAACCACTATTAAAAAAAATATTCCTGTTTATATGTCTAACTTTTGCTACAATAAGTTTCTCACAAAAAAATGAACCTTATTTTAATGACTTAATAATACAAGGTTCTGCATTTAATAAAAAGATAAATGTGTTGTTTGAAGATAGTATTGGTTACTTATGGATAGGAAGTAATAATGGGCTATTTAGATATGATGGGTACAATTTAGTGTCTTATCAACAAGATGCTTTTGAACCTTTTTCGCTACCTAATAATAGTATTAATTCTATAGTAGAAGATGAGCACAAAAATTTATGGATTGGTAGTGAGAGTTATTTGATTCACTTTAACAGAAAAGAAAATAAGTTTAAAGGGTTTAATAAAAACATTACTTCAGAAGTTTTATACAAAAGTAAAAGCGGAAAAATTTTTATTCAATTAAAAGGAATAGGACTACTTAAAATAGATAGTAACAAAGACTTTGAAAAAATAAACAGTACAAAAAACTATACAAACAGTATTGCAGCCTCAAAACTAAAGGCACAGATAAACTCTTTGATAGAAGATGATTTTGGGAGATATTGGATAGCGACAAACAAAGGTTTTTTTATCTTAAATGAAGATAACACTTACACAGAGACAAATTTTAAAGAAGAAATTGTTAGTGTAAAAGACCTTGGAAACAATAGGTTTGCTGTAATTACTCCTCACGGTTTTTTTATTTTAAAATATAACAAAGCAGATTTAGTTGTAGAAACTATAGAAGATTACCCTGACTTTACGAATTCTATAGAAGAACAAACTACACTAACCTCATTAGCAATAAGCCCCAATAATGAAGATTTATGGATAGGAACTAGAAGTGGATTGTTTAAAGGAACTAGAAGTAATAATAACTACACCTTTGTTAGATACTCTAAAGAATCTGAAAGTGGAAACTTAAAAAATAACTTTATTACTTCTATTGTCTTTGACACTTATAGTAACCTCTGGATTGGCTCATTAAAAGGTATTAACAAATACAGAGTAAGAACATCTATTTTTGAGTATAACGAAATAAAAGCACCTAACAATATAGCTAATGATTTAACAAATTGCTTACTCTTTTATGCTCCTAATAATATCTTAGTAGGTATGAATACAGGTCTTTACACTTATAATACTAGAAAAAACACATCAACAAAAATAGAAACTGGAATCCGTAATATTAAACATATCTCATTTAATAATGAGAAGGACAAACTTTATATAACATCAGGTAATAGTCTATTTGAATCTGAACCTTATAAAAATGACACCAATAAGCTAGCACTAACAAAGTTAAAAACTTATAAAAATGAAATTACTGATATTAAAGTAATTAATAAAAACGAAATTTGGGTTGCACTTTGGAACGGTGGTGTAGATATTATAAATAACACGAATGAGATATCTAAATTTAAACAAGATATTATTACAAGACTGGCTAAAAACCATACCTCAGTTTTTCTTTTAACTGAAGATCAAAATTTATGGATAGGAACAAGGGGAGAAGGTCTCTATAAAGTAGATTTAAACAATGAAACAATCGAAGAATATACACCAACTATAGAAAATAAGTTAACATCTAATGCAATCTTAAGCTTGTATGAAGATAAAAACAAAAATATTTGGGTTGGAACAAGAAGTGGCGGTTTAAACCAATACGTTAAAGAAACAAATAGCTTTAAAAGTTTTAGAAAATTAAATGGAGTTTTATCTAATACTATTTCATCTATAGAAGAAGACTACGATGGTAATATTTGGTTAAGCACACAAGATGGTTTGGTTCGTTTTGATTTAACAACAGAAAAATTTATTCCCTTTAAAATTGAAGACGGAATTAAAGAAAGTCAGTTTAGTTTTAATTCTAGCGCTTCAAACCATAGTAAAAACACCATTTATTTTGGATGTGCAGAAGGTTTTTACACAGTTCATAGCAATTATTTCTTTCAAAAAAGTGTCTTACCAACCACAGTAATCACAAGTTTTGCAACACTCGGAGCAACAAAAAGTAACGAGATAAATTCAGAATTACACATTTCTAATCACTTAAATGTAGATGCAAAAGAACCAATTACGCTACCTTATAATCAAAACAATATTGTAGTAAACTTTTCCTCTTTAGACTTAACAACTCCATATAAAAATGAGTATGCTTATATGTTAGAAGGTCTAAATAATTATTGGGTATACACAAGTGCTTCTAATAGAAATGCAAATTACAATGATCTTTCTTCTGGTACATATAAATTTAAAGTAAAGAGTTCTAATAGCGATGGTGTTTGGAATGAAATACCAACAGAACTAACTTTTAAAATAATGCCTTCTATTTGGAGGTCTAATTGGGCTTATTTAACCTACTTTCTAATTAGCGTAATACTCATTTTTATCAGTATTAAATTAATTAGAAGATGGTACCGATTAAAACAAAACCTTGTAAAAGAAACTGTGAGTAGAGAAAAGGATAATGAGCTTAATAAAATGAAAATGATCTTTTTTACAGACATTTCTCATGAATTAAGAACACCATTATCACTTATTCTTGGTACGATAGAAAAAGTAGTAAAAGAAAAAAAGTTTACCCTAAGTCCACTTACCTCTCAACGTATTTACAATAATACATTAAGAATGCACAGGCTTATAAATCAGATAATGGATATCCGAAAATTTGACCAAGGAAAGTTCAAATTAAACATCTCTAAAAATGATATTATAAAAGATGTAAGCATTATAAAAAATGCCTTTAATGATTTTGCAAAAATCTATGATATTACATACAACTTTACTTCAGACGAACCTGCTAAAAAAGCATGGTATGATGTAGATATTTTAGAAAAAATACTTTTTAATTTATTATCAAATGCTTTCAAATACACTCAAGAAGGAGGAGAAATAAGTGTTGAAACAAAAATAGTTTCTACAGAAGACCAAGAGCTTACTAATTTAAACCTTCCTAAAAGCGAATACATAAAATGTATTGTAAAAGATAACGGAGTAGGTATTCCTGAAAAAGATTTAGTACATATTTTTGATAGATATTACCAAGCAACAAAACCCTATAGTAATCAAATTCCGGGTACAGGAATTGGTATGGAATTGGTTCAAAAACTAATAGAAAGACACCATGGACTTATTCTTGCAGAAAGTGAAGAAAACAAGTTTACCGAATTTACTTTTTACCTACCAATTAGTAAAAAAAGGTTTCATAAAAATGAAATTTTAAAAACAAGTACACCGTTATTAAAAAACTTTATTAAAAATTCAGAATTTCAAGTTATAGAAGAAATTTCTTCCGAATACGATCAAAAAACAACTCCAAAAGACAGTGCAAAACCTACTATTTTAATTGTTGATGATAATTCTGAATTAAGAACAATGCTTAAAGAAGAGTTAATAAGTCAATATAATATATTAGAAGCATCAGACGGAAAAGAAGGCTATGATATTGTCTTAAAAGAACAACCAAAATTGGTTATAAGTGATATTATGATGCCAGTAGAAGATGGTATTTCTATGTTAAAAAGAATAAAACAAAATCCAAAAATTAAAAGCATTCCAATTTTTATGCTAACTGCTAAAAATTCTCCAGACACAAAAATAGAATGCTTATCTATGGGTGCCGATGATTATATAGAAAAACCTTTTAGTATGGAGTTTGTTAAATGGAAAGTTAACAACACCTTGGTATCTAGAAAACAGCTTAAAAACGAATATAGTAAAGTAATTACAGCAGCTCCTTCTGAAATTGAAGTAGAATCTAATGATGAAAAATTCATAAAAAAACTAGTCGGTATTGTAGAGAGTTCTATGGGAGACCATTTATTTAGTGTAGAATACCTTGCTGCAGAAGTAGGTATGAGTAGAGCAAATTTATATAGAAAACTAAAGGTTATTCTAAACGAAACACCTGTTAATTTTATAAAAAAAATACGTCTAAAACGTGCCGAACAACTGTTAAAGAAAAATAGTATGTACATTTCTGAAGTTGCCTACTTAACAGGTTTTAATAATCAAAAGTACTTTAGTAAATGTTTTAATAAAGAATACGGCATTAGTCCTTCAGAGTACATAAAACAACACAAAGAACCTATTGAAAATAGTGACACTTCTTTTATGGATAACGATTCTTAA
- a CDS encoding arylsulfatase yields the protein MNKSLKFLSLALLVFTVISCGSKSLTEKSSLQEVDTSLRKPNIIYILADDLGYGDLGSYGQTMFKTPNIDKLVTEGLMFTQHYAGNTVCAPSRSALLTGQHTGHTPVRGNKEIMPEGQYPIPENTFTLAESLKKGGYVTGAFGKWGLGFPGSEGDPVNQGFDTFYGYNCQRLGHNYYPNHLWSNRDSIALTGNDNGKKEQYAPILIQEEAIQFLEKNKDTTFFMYVPTIIPHAELAAPEHLIEKYRGKYLPEKKFKGTDSGPEFRLGKYESQDESHAAFVAMIEVMDTQVGEIMAKVKALGIEDNTIIVFASDNGPHEEGGADPKFFNSAGPLRGVKRDLYEGGIRVPMAIKWPGKIKPGTKTDLISAFWDVFPTFSEIAGVEVPENLDGISFLPTLLDKPEEQVQHDYLYWEFHERGGRQAIRKGDWKAVKYNVLKKPNAPMQLYNLSIDIGEKNNIADEHPEIVAQMKALFLEARTPSDVFTFDQVSF from the coding sequence ATGAATAAAAGTTTAAAATTTCTCTCTTTAGCGTTGTTAGTCTTCACTGTGATTTCGTGTGGCTCAAAAAGTTTAACAGAAAAAAGTAGTTTACAAGAGGTAGATACGTCTTTAAGAAAACCAAACATTATCTATATTTTAGCAGATGATCTTGGTTATGGAGATTTAGGTAGTTATGGACAGACAATGTTTAAAACACCAAATATTGATAAATTGGTTACCGAAGGTTTAATGTTTACACAACATTACGCAGGTAATACGGTTTGTGCACCTTCAAGATCTGCTTTATTAACAGGTCAGCATACAGGGCATACGCCTGTTAGAGGAAACAAAGAAATTATGCCAGAAGGGCAATACCCAATTCCTGAGAATACATTCACTTTAGCAGAATCGTTAAAAAAAGGTGGTTATGTAACAGGTGCTTTTGGTAAATGGGGATTAGGATTTCCTGGTTCTGAAGGAGATCCTGTTAACCAGGGGTTTGATACTTTTTATGGATACAATTGTCAACGTTTAGGTCATAACTATTATCCAAACCATTTATGGTCTAATAGAGATTCTATTGCTTTAACAGGTAATGATAATGGTAAAAAAGAACAGTATGCTCCTATTTTAATTCAGGAAGAAGCTATTCAGTTTTTAGAAAAAAATAAAGACACCACTTTCTTTATGTATGTGCCTACTATTATTCCTCATGCAGAGTTAGCTGCACCAGAACACTTAATAGAAAAGTATAGAGGAAAATATTTACCAGAAAAGAAATTTAAAGGAACCGATAGTGGTCCAGAATTTAGATTAGGTAAATACGAATCTCAAGACGAATCTCATGCAGCTTTTGTGGCTATGATAGAAGTGATGGATACGCAAGTGGGTGAAATTATGGCTAAAGTAAAGGCTTTAGGTATAGAGGATAATACTATTATTGTTTTTGCTTCAGATAATGGACCTCATGAAGAAGGAGGAGCAGATCCAAAGTTTTTTAATAGTGCTGGTCCTCTAAGAGGAGTTAAAAGAGATTTATACGAAGGAGGAATTAGAGTGCCAATGGCTATTAAATGGCCAGGAAAAATTAAACCAGGCACTAAAACAGATTTAATCTCTGCTTTTTGGGATGTGTTTCCTACATTTTCTGAAATAGCAGGTGTAGAGGTTCCAGAAAACTTAGATGGTATTTCTTTCTTACCAACATTATTAGACAAACCAGAAGAGCAAGTACAGCATGATTACTTGTATTGGGAATTTCACGAAAGAGGAGGAAGACAAGCCATCAGAAAAGGAGATTGGAAAGCTGTAAAATATAATGTTTTAAAGAAACCAAATGCACCAATGCAATTGTATAACCTTTCTATAGATATAGGAGAAAAAAATAATATTGCAGATGAACACCCAGAAATTGTTGCTCAAATGAAGGCTTTGTTTTTAGAAGCAAGAACTCCTTCGGATGTGTTTACTTTTGATCAAGTTTCTTTTTAA